A window from Urocitellus parryii isolate mUroPar1 chromosome 1, mUroPar1.hap1, whole genome shotgun sequence encodes these proteins:
- the Rps14 gene encoding small ribosomal subunit protein uS11, protein MAPRKGKEKKEEQVISLGPQVAEGENVFGVCHIFASFNDTFVHVTDLSGKETICRVTGGMKVKADRDESSPYAAMLAAQDVAQRCKELGITALHIKLRATGGNRTKTPGPGAQSALRALARSGMKIGRIEDVTPIPSDSTRRKGGRRGRRL, encoded by the exons ATGGCACCTcgcaagggaaaggaaaagaaggaagaacaggTCATCAGCCTTGGACCTCAGGTGGCTGAAGGAGAGAATGTATTTGGTGTCTGCCACATCTTTGCATCCTTCAATGACACCTTTGTGCACGTCACTGATCTTTCTGGCAA GGAAACCATCTGTCGTGTGACAGGTGGGATGAAGGTGAAGGCTGACAGAGATGAATCTTCTCCATATGCTGCCATGTTGGCTGCCCAGGACGTAGCCCAGAGGTGCAAGGAGCTAGGCATCACTGCCCTACATATCAAACTCCGGGCCACAGGAGGAAACAG GACCAAGACCCCTGGACCTGGGGCCCAGTCAGCTCTCAGAGCCCTTGCTCGTTCGGGAATGAAGATTGGGCGGATTG AGGATGTCACCCCCATCCCCTCCGACAGCACCCGCAGGAAGGGGGGTCGCCGTGGTCGCCGTCTGTGA